In Aspergillus fumigatus Af293 chromosome 2, whole genome shotgun sequence, a genomic segment contains:
- a CDS encoding U4/U6-U5 snRNP complex subunit PRP6: MASGRKDFLNQPAPENYVAGLGRGATGFTTRSDLGPAREGPTPEQIQAALAKRAQLLGAAPPTAYGAGREKGGREEKEEEEEDERFQDPDNEVGLFAYGQFDQEDDEADRIYKEVDEKMDKRRKARREARERQEREEYERKNPKIQQQFADLKRSLASVSEEQWANLPEVGDLTGKNRRAKQNLRQRFYAVPDSVIASARDSTQFETTIADDGTQTDVRGGAADGTMTNFADISAARDKVLKVRLDQAARGSTADSSSGSATNIDPKGYLTSLTQSELKAGEVEIGDIKRVRVLLESVTKTNPKHAPGWIALARLEELAGRIVAARNIIAKGCELCPKSEDAWLENIRLNEGHNAKVIAANAIKNNDRSTRLWIEAMRLESDTRAKKNVLRQAILHVPQSVTIWKEAVNLEEDPADARLLLAKAVEMIPLSVELWLALARLETPENAQKVLNAARKAVPTSHEVWIAAARLQEQMGTFDKVNVMKRAVQALARENAMLKREEWIAEAEKCEEEGAILTCGAIIRETLGWGLDEDDDRKDIWMDDAKGSIARGKYETAKAIYAYALRVFVNRRSIWLAAADLERNHGSKEALWQVLEKAVEACPQSEELWLQLAKEKWQAGEIDDARRVLGRAFNQNPNNEDIWLAAVKLEADADQTDQARELLATARREAGTDRVWIKSVAFERQLGNIDEALDLVNQGLQLYPKADKLWMMKGQIYEYQNKYPQAREAYSTGTRACPKSVPLWLLASRLEEKSGAVVKARSVLDRARLAVPKSAELWTESVRVERRANNIGQAKVLMAKALQEVPTSGLLWSESIWHLEPRAQRKARSLEAIKKLENDPILFITVARIFWGERRLEKAMTWFEKAIVSDSDHGDGWAWYYKFLLQHGTEEKRADVVAKCVSTEPKHGEVWQSVAKDPANARKSTEEILKIVANRLTQ, from the exons ATGGCCTCGGGTCGGAAGGATTTCCTGAACCAGCCTGCGCCCGAAAATTATGTCGCGGGCTTGGGCAGAGGTGCGACCGGGTTCACCACCCGTTCTGACCTAGGACCTGCGCGTGAGGGTCCTACACCTGAACAGATCCAGGCCGCTCTTGCAAAGAGAGCGCAACTTCTCGGAGCAGCCCCCCCAACCGCATATGGTGCAGGACGCGAAAaggggggacgagaagagaaagaggaagaagaggaggatgaacgGTTCCAAGATCCGGACAATGAGGTTGGGCTTTTTGCCTACGGGCAATTTGAccaagaggatgacgaggcgGACCGAATTTACAAAGAAGTagacgagaagatggatAAGCGCCGGAAAGCAAGAAG GGAAGCTCGAGAACGTCAAGAGCGTGAAGAATACGAACGCAAAAATCCGAAAATCCAACAACAGTTCGCCGACCTGAAGCGCTCACTGGCCTCTGTTTCAGAAGAGCAATGGGCCAATCTTCCGGAAGTCGGAGACCTCACGGGGAAGAATCGAAGAGCTAAGCAGAACCTGCGACAGCGCTTCTATGCGGTACCAGACAGCGTTATTGCCAGTGCAAGGGACTCCACTCAGTTCGAAACCACCATAGCCGATGACGGTACCCAGACGGATGTTCGTGGAGGCGCGGCGGACGGCACAATGACGAACTTTGCGGATATTAGTGCTGCCCGTGATAAGGTGCTTAAGGTCAGGCTTGATCAAGCCGCCCGGGGTTCCACTGCTGATTCCTCCTCCGGGAGTGCGACCAACATCGACCCGAAAGGATATCTCACAAGTCTGACGCAGTCGGAGCTGAAAGCGGGCGAAGTCGAGATTGGCGACATCAAGCGAGTGCGTGTCTTATTGGAATCTGTAACCAAAACGAATCCTAAGCACGCTCCTGGATGGATTGCACTTGCGCGATTGGAAGAACTTGCTGGAAGAATTGTGGCCGCAAGGAACATCATTGCCAAGGGTTGCGAACTCTGCCCGAAGAGCGAGGATGCCTGGCTCGAAAATATTCGTTTGAACGAAGGCCACAATGCCAAGGTTATTGCAGCCAATGCGATCAAGAATAATGACCGTTCCACAAGACTTTGGATTGAGGCCATGAGACTGGAGTCTGACACTCGCGCGAAAAAGAATGTGCTTAGGCAAGCTATTCTCCACGTTCCCCAGTCTGTTACCATCTGGAAAGAAGCTGTGaacctggaagaagatcccGCCGATGCACGTCTTTTACTAGCGAAGGCAGTCGAAATGATCCCTTTGTCTGTTGAGTTATGGCTTGCTCTTGCCCGTCTAGAAACCCCTGAAAATGCACAAAAGGTTCTGAATGCTGCTCGCAAGGCCGTCCCTACAAGTCATGAAGTTTGGATCGCGGCTGCACGATTACAGGAGCAAATGGGCACTTTCGATAAGGTCAATGTGATGAAGAGGGCGGTCCAAGCGCTGGCAAGGGAAAATGCCATGCTTAAGAGAGAGGAATGGATCGCGGAAGCTGAGAAGTGCGAGGAAGAGGGAGCCATTCTCACATGTGGCGCAATCATCCGCGAAACTCTCGGATGGGGGCttgatgaagacgatgacCGCAAGGATATCTGGATGGACGATGCGAAGGGCAGTATCGCCAGGGGCAAATACGAGACTGCAAAAGCAATTTATGCTTATGCATTGCGTGTCTTTGTCAACCGTCGATCTATTTGGCTCGCGGCTGCCGACCTGGAGCGTAACCATGGCTCCAAAGAGGCGCTCTGGCAAGTCCTTGAGAAGGCAGTGGAGGCATGCCCTCAAAGCGAAGAGCTGTGGCTCCAGCTTGCGAAGGAGAAGTGGCAAGCTGGCGAGATCGACGACGCTCGGCGGGTGCTCGGGCGGGCTTTCAATCAGAATCCGAACAATGAGGACATCTGGCTCGCCGCTGTCAAATTGGAAGCGGACGCGGACCAGACAGATCAAGCTAGGGAACTTCTCGCAACGGCCCGACGGGAGGCTGGCACTGACCGTGTTTGGATCAAGAGTGTCGCCTTTGAACGGCAATTGGGCAACATTGACGAGGCGCTTGATCTGGTGAATCAGGGGTTGCAGCTGTATCCCAAGGCTGATAAactttggatgatgaagggCCAAATCTACGAATACCAGAACAAATATCCACAGGCCAGGGAGGCCTACAGTACTGGTACCAGAGCTTGTCCCAAGTCGGTGCCGCTTTGGCTCTTGGCCTCCAGGCTTGAAGAGAAGTCCGGTGCCGTAGTCAAGGCTCGTTCAGTTCTCGATAGGGCACGCCTTGCCGTCCCAAAGAGCGCTGAGTTATGGACAGAGAGTGTCCGTGTGGAACGGCGTGCAAATAATATCGGACAGGCCAAGGTCCTGATGGCCAAGGCTCTGCAGGAAGTTCCAACGTCCGGTTTACTATGGAGCGAGAGTATCTGGCATCTTGAGCCTCGGGCGCAACGGAAGGCCCGTAGTTTGGAGGCAATCAAGAAACTGGAAAACGATCCGATCCTGTTCATCACGGTAGCTCGTATATTTTGGGGTGAGCGTCGACTGGAAAAAGCCATGACGTGGTTCGAGAAAGCCATCGTCTCGGACAGCGATCACGGCGACGGCTGGGCTTGGTACTACAAATTTCTGCTGCAGCATGGTACAGAG GAAAAAAGAGCAGACGTTGTGGCCAAGTGCGTCTCAACTGAGCCCAAACATGGTGAGGTTTGGCAGTCTGTGGCCAAGGATCCAGCCAACGCACGCAAGTCGACAGAAGAGATTCTTAAGATAGTTGCAAACCGTCTTACGCAGTAA
- a CDS encoding GTPase-activating protein GYP1, with product MAARKGQQQEMVQVDRSERAGSPFWKGRSVSQPQGPSATATTIVGASYSHANILKGIPQQQARPRTPPKSSSTQSQHVSPSSRRSGTWVTSPHTPYSGLVNQGVDLWHPDSADGASDNTDEGDEEDIVYDDDEDEFGLPSIASMRKKKTKIAMISQLKTSDSGSAVRANSSTLGVNLANNRQRANSADIAEERGVSMYPTTRKSEGKILRPQYKDILRDPANALNLIDHAPPPKNGSPKEVEIYSSRISRINKFKRLLQTSTVSLSELRNLAWSGIPAEVRAMTWQILLGYLPTNSERRVSTLERKRKEYLDGVRQAFERSTTPSPGNPQASSTGRGRGLDEAIWHQISIDVPRTSPHIKLYGYEATQRSLERILYVWAIRHPASGYVQGINDLVTPFWQVFLGMYMTDLNVEEDMDPGQLPRSVLDAVEADSFWCLTKLLDGIQDNYIYAQPGIHRQVRALRDLTMRIDSTLAKHLENEGVEFMQFSFRWMNCLLMREMSVQNTIRMWDTYMAEEQGFSRFHVYVCAAFLVKWSDQLIKMDFQEIMMFLQALPTRDWTEKDIELLLSEAFIWQSLFQDSRAHLRPAGDRSPENGLQ from the exons ATGGCTGCTAGGAAgggccagcagcag GAGATGGTCCAGGTTG ATCGTTCCGA ACGGGCTGGCTCTCCATTCTGGAAAGGCAGATCAGTGTCTCAACCTCAAGGACCTTCAGCTACCGCAACTACGATCGTTGGCGCTTCATACTCTCACGCGAATATCTTAAA AGGCATACCACAGCAGCAAGCGCGGCCCCGTACACCtccaaagtcatcatctACCCAATCGCAGCATgtctctccatcttctcgtcgATCAGGGACATGGGTCACGTCTCCCCATACCCCATACTCTGGCCTTGTGAATCAAGGAGTCGACTTATGGCATCCCGACTCGGCAGATGGGGCGAGTGACAATACCGACGAgggtgatgaggaggatatcGTTtacgacgacgatgaggacgaattTGGTCTTCCCAGCATTGCGAGCATGCGGAAAAAAAAGACCAAAATTGCCATGATATCTCAGCTCAAAACATCTGATTCAGGTAGCGCTGTGCGTGCCAACAGTTCAACCTTGGGAGTCAACTTGGCGAACAATAGACAACGTGCAAACAGTGCGGATATAGCCGAGGAGCGCGGAGTGTCTATGTATCCAACGACGAGAAAGAGTGAGGGTAAAATCCTACGGCCCCAATACAAGGACATCCTGAGAG ATCCCGCGAACGCTTTAAATTTGATTGATCATGCACCGCCGCCGAAGAATGGGTCGCCAAAGGAGGTGGAAATATACTCAAGCAGAATCTCAAGAATCAACAAATTTAAACGTCTACTTCAGACTAGCACCGTTTCCTTATCAGAGCTGAGAAATCTGGCATGGTCTGGCATCCCTGCGGAAGTTCGCGCCATGACTTGGCAAATCTTGCTCGGCTACCTTCCGACGAACAGTGAACGGCGAGTTTCTACACTTGAGAGAAAGCGCAAGGAATATCTCGACGGAGTCCGACAGGCTTTTGAACGCAGCACTACCCCATCTCCTGGCAATCCACAAGCTTCCTCCACAGGTCGCGGCAGAGGCCTGGATGAAGCGATATGGCATCAAATAAGCATTGACGTTCCTCGCACCAGCCCTCATATTAAACTCTACGGCTATGAAGCTACACAACGCTCCTTGGAGCGAATCCTCTATGTCTGGGCCATCCGACATCCTGCCAGCGGCTACGTACAAGGAATCAATGACCTTGTCACTCCATTTTGGCAGGTTTTTCTCGGCATGTACATGACGGATCTCAATGTGGAAGAAGACATGGATCCAGGCCAATTGCCGAGGAGTGTGCTCGATGCTGTGGAGGCGGATTCATTCTGGTGCCTCACGAAACTTCTTGATGGAATTCAGGATAATTATATATATGCTCAACCGGGGATTCACAGGCAAGTGAGAGCTTTGCGCGACCTGACCATGCGTATCGATTCTACACTCGCCAAACATCTAGAAAACGAAGGAGTCGAATTCATGCAATTCAGTTTCCGATGGATGAACTGCTTGCTGATGCGGGAGATGAGTGTCCAGAACACCATACGAATGTGGGACACCTACATG GCTGAGGAGCAGGGTTTCTCGCGCTTCCACGTATATGTTTGCGCAGCGTTTCTCGTCAAGTGGTCAGACCAGTTGATCAAAATGGACTTTCAG GAAATCATGATGTTCTTACAGGCACTTCCAACAAGGGACTGGACTGAAAAGGACATTGAACTCCTACTCAGTGAAGCCTTTATATGGCAGAGTTTGTTCCAGGACTCCCGTGCGCATCTACGCCCTGCTGGCGACCGATCACCTGAGAATGGCCTGCAATGA
- a CDS encoding RNA-binding protein: MAEPGDVEEDLFADLYDADENTNQASSATKIPDSTVSPAPAQETTSPATQTAENSKSEPEDGHTADSSAYSYDGHQGNGSGMYDTNHTTSVTAAPTTEQEPQGTGIKEDGKMFIGGLNWETTDQSLRDYFSQFGEVQECTVMRDSATGRSRGFGFLTFKDPKTVNTVMVKEHYLDGKIIDPKRAIPRDEQEKTSKIFVGGVSQEATEQEFKEFFTQFGRVIDATLMIDKDTGRPRGFGFVTFDSEAAVEAALSRPLAICGKPIEVKKAQPRGNLRDEEDRRNRRGRDFRDGGHGGVDGSQQQQGMQGQAGMPAGLTPQMMAQYWQRMQQYFALMQQQMAVAAAQGQGMGAMGMGAMNPAMMQQMQQMQKMQQMQMANNQQQQPQQQGSLSPPSQSPTPQMQNMMNPAMMQQMQNQVQGNNMGAMQGQMGNNAGNMNMGANYPGARGGPGYNAQEQLAFEQQKYEQQQQQRRAMESRAFSPYQQGGPTSWEGMYDEVPQPNIPTGPQGMNRAGSIGRGTTPQPTPSAAPANAPTGPKNAGKPGANYRGGGRGGHRGFHPYSRG, encoded by the exons ATGGCTGAGCCAGGGGATGTAGAAGAAGATCTTTTTGCTGATCT GTATGACGCGGATGAGAATACGAACCAGGCGTCTTCAGCTACCAAGATTCCCGACTCCACAGTGTCGCCCGCGCCTGCCCAAGAAACGACTTCCCCTGCGACACAAACTGCAGAGAATTCCAAGTCAGAACCAGAAGACGGCCATACCGCGGATTCCTCCGCGTATTCGTATGATGGACATCAAGGAAATGGCTCGGGCATGTATGATACGAACCATACTACCAGCGTTACTGCCGCTCCTACAACCGAACAAGAGCCTCAGGGCACCGGAATCAAGGAAGATGG GAAGATGTTCATCGGTGGTTTGAACTGGGAGACAACAGACC AGTCTCTGAGGGACTACTTCTCCCAGTTTGGCGAGGTCCAAGAGTGTACTGTCATGCGGGACAGTGCTACTGGTCGCTCTAGGGGCTTCGGCTTCTTGACCTTCAAGGATCCTAAGACTGTTAACACAGTGATGGTCAAAGAGCACTACCTGGATGGGAAAATT ATTGACCCTAAGCGTGCAATTCCCCGTGACGAACAGGAGAAGACGAGTAAAATCTTTGTTGGTGGTGTGAGCCAAGAGGCAACGGAGCAAGAGTTCAAGGAGTTTTTTACGCAATTCGGCCGTGTTATTGATGCTACCCTGATGATCGACAAAGACACCGGACGTCCTCGCGGGTTCGGTTTTGTGACGTTCGACAGTGAAGCTGCTGTCGAGGCTGCTCTGTCCCGTCCTTTGGCCATATGTGGGAAGCCGATCGAAGTCAAGAAGGCTCAGCCCAGAGGCAATTTACGCGATGAGGAAGATCGCAGGAACCGTCGCGGCAGAGATTTCCGTGATGGAGGTCATGGTGGCGTCGACGGGtctcagcagcaacagggaATGCAAGGGCAGGCGGGTATGCCTGCAGGTTTGACACCCCAGATGATGGCACAGTATTGGCAACGTATGCAGCAATACTTCGCCttgatgcagcagcagatggcgGTCGCCGCTGCCCAGGGGCAAGGAATGGGAGCCATGGGGATGGGAGCAATGAACCCGGCCATGatgcagcagatgcaacagatgcagaagatgcaacagatgcagatggccaacaaccagcagcagcaaccacagcagcagGGCAGCCTAAGTCCTCCCTCACAAAGCCCGACCCCGCAGATGCAGAACATGATGAACCCTGCAATGATGCAACAGATGCAAAATCAGGTTCAAGGAAACAACATGGGAGCTATGCAGGGCCAGATGGGCAACAATGCTGGGAACATGAACATGGGCGCAAACTACCCGGGCGCTCGGGGCGGACCAGGCTATAATGCTCAAGAGCAGCTTGCATTCGAGCAGCAGAAATacgagcagcagcagcaacaacgCCGGGCAATGGAGTCCCGGGCATTCTCACCATATCAACAGGGAGGTCCGACATCGTGGGAGGGCATGTACGATGAGGTCCCCCAGCCCAATATCCCCACTGGTCCTCAAGGTATGAACCGAGCAGGCAGCATTGGACGCG GAACAACACCACAGCCGACTCCCAGCGCCGCGCCTGCCAACGCCCCAACTGGCCCTAAAAATGCTGGAAAGCCCGGTGCGAACTATCGTGGCGGCGGTCGCGGAGGCCATCGTGGTTTCCATCCTTACTCTCGTGGATAG
- a CDS encoding transient receptor potential ion channel family protein: MRILYFPLLASSFLVTRTLATDTISTNEVSTCLASSDVEVRELSVTYTRSTREVVFRIDGTSKKVQNVTASLTVTAYGNQVYSKDFDPCNSDNYVAQLCPVPAGTFKANGTQQIPEEYASQIPAIAFQIPDLDGLAKIELKSKDDGTEVACIQSGLSNGKTMQVHSVTYAAAGVAGAALALSGLSALGTAGHPGASSSGPNFGDVMGWFHSMATNGMLSVSYPPIYRSFTKNFAFSTGLIPWGDMQTAIDNFRAATGGNLTENSYEFLRNATLTYSDGTSANTTSKVKRGLSLIVGAVDLVTRDLSGSFSSDTTSSNSTDGDESAFHKAVSGIEAYAEQLTIPQANTFMTVLLIFAIVVASIAVGILLLKVILEIWALYGSFPDKLKDFRKDYWGLLARTITNLILILYGMWVLYCIYQLTTGDSWAAKVLAAVTLVVFTGVLMFFGLRIMHLARKYKKTEGDTSALYEDRETWRKYSLFYDSYKKDYWWLFIPAIVYMFVKGCVIAGANGHGLVQSAGQLIVEALMLGLLLWNRPYVAKSSQWINITIQVVRVLSVVCVLVFVEELGLSQTTKTVTGIVLIAVQSTLTGILAILIAVNAIILCVRENPHAKRQREAEKLNRDMDDLTPLDARESLLMDNPPRKDYAEMSKFNFTGPYEPYRDHQVPQPQHGRMGSTDRLVEPAYHLDDQHGRSLSRESHRSRDSRGSPERHHATTPGYGFAY; encoded by the exons ATGCGGATCCTCTACTTTCCCCTGCTCGCAtcgagcttcttggtcaCTCGGACTCTCGCGACAGACACAATCAGTACTAACGAGGTATCGACTTGTTTAGCCAGCTCCGACGTTGAAGTCAGGGAGCTATCAGTAACCTACACTCGCTCCACGAGAGAAGTCGTTTTCAGAATTGACGGGACAAGCAAGAAAGTACAAAATGTTACTGCATCATTGACAGTGACTGCATATGGCAACCAAGTCTATTCTAAGGATTTCGATCCTTGCAACTCCGACAATTACGTCGCTCAACTCTGCCCTG TCCCCGCAGGCACGTTCAAAGCCAATGGAACGCAGCAGATCCCGGAAGAGTACGCCAGCCAGATTCCTGCAATCGCCTTCCAGATCCCCGACTTGGACGGTCTTGCCAAAATTGAATTGAAGTCCAAGGACGATGGGACGGAGGTTGCCTGTATTCAGTCTGGGCTGTCCAACGGCAAGACCATGCAAGTCCACAGTGTCACCTATGCCGCAGCAGGCGTGGCAGGCGCTGCACTGGCTTTGAGCGGACTGTCTGCCCTGGGCACGGCTGGCCACCCGGGAGCGAGTTCGTCTGGTCCCAATTTCGGCGACGTAATGGGTTGGTTCCATAGCATGGCTACCAATGGCATGCTCAGTGTCAGCTATCCGCCCATCTATCGCAGTTTCACCAAGAACTTTGCCTTCAGTACCGGCTTGATTCCATGGGGTGACATGCAAACGGCTATAGACAACTTCAGAGCAGCCACCGGGGGCAATCTCACTGAAAATAGCTATGAGTTTCTTCGCAATGCCACTTTGACGTACTCGGATGGTACCTCGGCGAATACAACCTCAAAAGTCAAGCGGGGACTGAGTCTGATAGTGGGTGCTGTCGATCTGGTAACCAGGGATCTTTCGGGTTCTTTCAGTAGCGACACCACGTCGAGCAATTCGACTGACGGCGATGAGAGTGCCTTCCACAAGGCCGTTTCTGGCATTGAGGCCTACGCGGAGCAACTCACCATTCCCCAGGCGAACACATTCATGACAGTCCTGTTGATTTTTGCCATCGTCGTCGCCTCCATCGCTGTGGGCATCCTGCTTTTAAAAGTCATCCTCGAAATATGGGCTCTCTACGGATCGTTCCCGGATAAGCTCAAAGACTTCCGCAAAGATTATTGGGGTCTTCTGGCCAGAACAATTACTAACTTGATCCTCATCTTGTACGGCATGTGGGTGCTGTATTGCATCTACCAACTGACTACGGGGGACTCGTGGGCTGCAAAGGTGCTTGCAGCCGTCACACTTGTCGTCTTCACGGGTGTGCTAATGTTTTTCGGACTCCGCATTATGCATCTGGCTCGAAAATACAAAAAGACCGAAGGTGATACGTCGGCACTGTACGAGGACAGAGAGACCTGGCGCAAGTACAGCCTCTTTTACGACAGTTACAAAAAAGACTACTGGTGGCTTTTCATCCCTGCCATTGTCTATATGTTCGTCAAAGGCTGTGTCATTGCTGGGGCGAATGGCCATGGTCTTGTTCAGTCTGCAGGTCAGCTGATAGTCGAAGCTCTTATGCTGGGTCTCCTACTGTGGAATCGCCCATATGTTGCCAAGTCCTCCCAGTGGATCAACATAACGATTCAAGTCGTTCGTGTCTTGTCGGTTGTTTGTGTCCTGGTATTTGTTGAGGAGCTTGGCCTTTCGCAGACGACCAAGACCGTGACCGGTATCGTCCTCATCGCAGTGCAGTCTACCCTAACCGGCATTCTGGCGATTCTCATTGCtgtcaatgccatcatcttATGTGTCCGTGAGAACCCTCATGCTAAGCGACAAAGAGAAGCTG AAAAACTCAACCGTGATATGGACGATCTGACTCCTCTGGACGCTCGAGAATCCCTTCTCATGGACAACCCGCCTCGTAAAGACTACGCAGAGATGAGCAAATTCAATTTCACCGGCCCTTACGAACCCTATAGGGATCATCAAGTTCCGCAGCCACAGCACGGCCGGATGGGCAGCACAGATCGTCTGGTAGAGCCTGCCTACCATCTGGATGATCAACATGGCCGGAGTTTGAGCCGTGAAAGCCATCGAAGCAGGGACAGCCGTGGCTCCCCTGAGCGACACCATGCCACTACCCCGGGTTATGGCTTTGCTTACTAG
- a CDS encoding actin family protein: protein MNPSIPPSTAEYGGDEISAIVLDPGFSTTRAGFAGEDTPKSVIPTYYGKYTYEAQEKLIFGDDIFVTPRPGLSIHNPMGRDGVVEDWDMAEKVWEYSFTSRLTGPKAGNPFQNGLNDVANGELPSEMEGVETEEKPLADSPLLMTECGWNPTKAREKTVEIAMEKWGTPAFYLARNGVLAAFAAGKASALVVDVGASNISVTPVHDGMILKRGVQHSPLGGDYISSQLRALFKTNSPQPITITPHYLVASKTAVDAGQPAQAKYKTFPPDKAPDASYRTLMEERTLSEFKECVVQVWPGPNKLSATGPNGVSNEEVAKSSPGRPFEFPDGYNQVFGIDRYRVVESLFDAKAAIPDPESVFPAPTQAQTVPELIKAALNGVDVDVRPHLLANVVVTGASSLLYGFTDRLNQELMQSYPGPRVRISASGNTAERKFGSWVGGSILASLGTFHQMWISKKEYDEHGPNIVEKRCK from the exons ATGAACCCCTCAATTCCACCATCGACTGCCGAATACGGCGGAG ATGAGATCTCGGCCATTGTTCTTGACCCAGGATTTTCAACAACGCGCGCAGGGTTTGCCGGTGAAGATACGCCGAAATCAGTGATCCCGACATACTATGGAAAGTACACCTACGAGGCGCAAGAGAAACTTATCTTTGGCGATGACATCTTTGTCACCCCTCGCCCTGGGTTGTCAATTCATAATCCGATGGGGAGGGACGGCGTTGTGGAAGACTGGGACATGGCGGAGAAAGTGTGGGAGTACTCTTTTACGTCGCGCTTGACCGGACCAAAGGCTGGAAATCCTTTTCAGAACGGCCTGAATGATGTCGCCAATGGCGAACTGCCTTCGGAAATGGAAGGTGTGGAAACCGAGGAGAAGCCTCTTGCGGATAGCCCCCTCCTCATGACTGAGTGCGGTTGGAATCCTACGAAAGCGCGCGAGAAGACCGTTGAGATCGCTATGGAGAAGTGGGGGACGCCAGCCTTTTACCTAGCCAGAAATGGTGTGCTTGCGGC CTTCGCTGCTGGTAAGGCTTCTGCTTTGGTCGTTGACGTTGGCGCCTCGAACATTTCCGTAACTCCGGTCCACGATGGAATGATACTGAAACGAGGTGTTCAACACTCTCCCCTGGGGGGTGACTACATTTCATCGCAACTCCGTGCCCTGTTCAAGACCAACTCACCACAGCCAATCACTATCACGCCTCATTACCTCGTCGCCTCTAAGACAGCTGTCGATGCTGGTCAGCCCGCGCAAGCGAAGTACAAGACATTCCCACCTGACAAGGCACCGGATGCGTCCTACCGCACTCTCATGGAAGAACGGACGTTGTCTGAGTTCAAGGAGTGTGTTGTGCAAGTGTGGCCCGGACCCAACAAACTCTCCGCTACCGGTCCGAACGGTGTCTCCAACGAGGAGGTTGCGAAGAGTAGCCCCGGAAGACCTTTTGAGTTCCCTGATGGCTATAATCAGGTGTTCGGGATCGACCGGTACAGGGTGGTTGAGTCATTGTTTGACGCCAAAGCGGCCATTCCAGACCCTGAGTCGGTGTTTCCAGCTCCAACGCAGGCGCAGACTGTGCCGGAACTTATCAAAGCTGCGCTGAATGGcgttgatgtcgatgtcCGCCCCCATCTCCTGGCAAATGTCGTCGTCACAGGCGCATCGAGCTTGCTCTATGGCTTCACCGATCGCTTGAACCAGGAGCTTATGCAGAGTTATCCTGGACCCAGAGTGAGGATCTCTGCGTCCGGAAACACGGCGGAGCGGAAGTTTGGTTCGTGGGTTGGAGGCAGCATCCTTGCCAGTCTGGGGACCTTCCATCAAATGTGGATTTCAAAGAAGGAATACGATGAGCATGGGCCCAATATTGTTGAGAAACGCTGCAAGTAA